The DNA segment TGTCCGCCGATGGCTGTGAGGAGCGTATAGCTCTGGGCGAACCTGGAGAGGCCGACCATTTCTTCGAGCTCCTTTTTGGCCTGGCGTTTGCCTTCTTCGGCGAGTGGTTCGAGGGTGACGGCATGATATTTTGCGAAGATTGCGCCGAGTCCGTCGGGCAGCGACTTTGCGACTGCCTTGATCTTGTCGTCGTTCTTCGATTTGAGCACATCGTTTATTTCTTCCGGCCGGGAGACGCGCAGGTCGTTGTAGTCGACGAAGTGCGACTGAATTTTTTTCAGTGCCTTTTCGGCGTCCGCGAGAGTGAGATGTTCGGTGAGCACGCCGTCAACGACCGCGTCAAGCGGATCGTCGTAAGTGAGCTCGGGGACCTTGAGGTCACTCTTTTTGAGGGAGCGGAAGAGTTTTTCGATTTTTTTTGCGTATGTATTGCTGTCTTTCATTTTTCGCACTGCCTAAAAACTATTGGGGGTCGGTGCTTTCATCTTCGGGGGCGTTGAGTTCGTCTTCTTCTTTGAACTCTTTTGCGGCCTCTTCGATGACCTTAAGTGTTTCAATTGCGCCTTTGATCTTGATGTCTCGGTGGAACCGGAGTTCGGGGGTGAATCGTGTTGTGAGTTTGTCGCTGAGGAGCCTGCGGATGTGTGCTGCGGCGCCTCTGATGGCCTTGAAGGCCTTATTTGAGACCTGCTCATCTTCGGACATGATGCTTAGGTAGACTTCGGCTGTGCGCAGGTCGGGTGCGACATCAGTCTGTGTGACGGATATGATGATGCCTTCGATGCGAGGGTCGCTGAGGCGGTTCTGGATCGCGTCGGCGACGACCTCTTTGATTATGCGATTTATTTTTTCCTGTCTGCGTGTGGGCATTCTGCTGTACCTTTATATGATCCGATAGCAGAGAGAGTTTAGTAAATGGTGCCTGTCCCTATTTATCGTCACTATTTATCTGGTCGCCTTTTTGTTAAAGTTCGCGTTTGACCTCTACGACTTCGAAAGATTCGAGTACATCGTCGACTTTGACGTCGTCGAAGTTTGCGATCTTGACGCCGCACTCGAGGCCGGCCTTTACTTCGCGTACATCGTCCCTGAAATGTTTGAGTGAGTCGATGGAGCATTTGTCGCGGATGACGATGTTGTTGCGGATGAGGCGGACCTTGGAATTTTTCGTAATCACGCCCGATTTGACGAAGCAGCCGGCTATCGTGCCTATGCGGCTGTGTCTGAAGGTGTCGCGGACGATGAGCGTGCCGAGAACCTTTTCTTCGTATTCAGGTTCGAGCATACCGACCATAGCGTCTTTGAGGTCCTCGGTGATGCGATAGATGATGCTGTAGAGCCGGATGTCGACGCCCTTGGATTCGGCAATGGAACGGGTTTTTTCGTCCGCGACGACGTTGAAGCCGATGATGATGGCTTCGGAGGCTTCGGCGAGAACGACATCACCTTCAGTTATGCCGCCGACAGCAGCGTGCAGGATGTTGATCTTGACTTCGTCGGTGCTGAGCTCGCTGAGGTACTTGATGAGTACGTCGACGGAGCCTTGTACGTCGGCCTTGAGTATGAGGTTGAGTTCCTTGATGTTGCCCGCTTCGATCTGGGTGAACAGATTGTCAAGTGTGACCTGTGATCGCTGCGAGAGAGTCTTTTCGCGTTCGAGTTCGAGGTTCTGTTCGGCGGCGTTTTTGGCCTGGTTGATATCTTCGAGACAGAAGAAGCGGTCACCGGCGGTGGGTACTTCGCTCAGGCCGGAGACTTCGACTGCGTATGATGGAGTTGCAACCTTGATGTTCTTGCCGTAGGAGTCCTTGAGGGTACGAACGCGGCCGTAACCGTTGCCCGCGAGGACGACGTCGCCTTTTTTGAGCTGTCCTTCTTTTACGAGCAGTGTTGCGACTGGGCCCTGGCCGTGGCTCATCTTGGACTCGATGACCCAGCCTGTTGCGGGGATCTTGTTGTCTGCCTGGTAGTCCTTGAGCTCGGCGATGATGTCGAGGTGCTCGATGAGGTCCTCGATGCCTTCGCCGGATATTGCAGAAGTTTTGACGACTTCTGTGTCGCCGCTCCACTCGGCGGGGGTCAGGCCGTGCTCAGCTAGCTGGCCGTATACTTTGTTAACGTCGGTTCCGGGCAGGTCGATCTTGTTGAGTGCAACGATGATCTCCACGTCGGCTGCTTTGGCGTGGTGAATGGCTTCGATAGTCTGCGGCATGAGGCCGTCATCGGCAGCTACGACGAGTACGACGATGTCGGTCATGTTAGCACCGCGGGCACGCATAGCGGTGAACGCTTCGTGGCCAGGCGTATCAAGGAAGGTGATCTTTTTGCCGTTCCAGACGATCTGCGAGGCCCCGATGTGCTGAGTGATACCGCCAGCTTCGCCGGATGCGACGGAAGTGGAACGGATCTTGTCGAGCAGGCTTGTCTTACCGTGGTCGACGTGGCCGAGCATGGTGACGACAGGGGGTCTGCGTGTGACGTTTTTCTTTTCACGTTCTTCGAACTGTTTTTCGATGAGCTCTTGTGCGCTGTGTTTGCGTTCTACGGAGAGTTCTGTGCCGAAGTCCATGGATACGAGCTGTGCAACCTCTGTTGAGATGGTCTGGTTTGCGGTAGCCATGACGCCTTGGGCCATGAGTTTTGCGATCACGTCGCCGGTCTTGACTGCGATTGCAGCGGAGAGATCCTTAACGGTGATCGGTTCGCTGACGGTTGCGTGGTCGGGTCTTTCGGCCTGGCGTTCTTCTTCGGTCTTTTTCCTTGTTTCGATCTTACGTGAAGGTTTTACGCGTGAGCCTGCACCGCTTGCGGCGGCGAGTCTGGCCTGTCGGTCGGCCATGTCCCTGGCGCGCATTCGCTTTTGTTTTTTGCGGCGCATCTGCTCTTCGGGCGTTTCAGCGGGAGTGCCTTTACCGCGTTTTTTGCTTTTCTTACCCTTGACCGGCTGGGGCTGGGAGGGCATGAGCGGTTCGGTGACCGGCTGGTCGTATCTGGGCTTGGAGGGACGGCCGGGCTTTCTGCGTCTTTTGCGTTCGGGTTCGGGCTTCTCTACACGAATGACTCTTGGACCTGAGAGCTTTGCGGGCTTTGGCTTTGAGAGCATTGGTCCCGCGGGTTTGACGGGCTCGGGCTTTGGAGGCTCGTGCATTTTTATCTTAGGCTTTTTTGGAGCCTTCTTTTCCGGGGCCGGTTTTTCTTCTGCCTTCGGTTCGGCGGGAGCCTCGGCCGCTGGTGCAGGTTCAGTTTCTGTCGGTTCGGCGGGAGCTTCTTCGGCCTGGTCAGGTTCTTCTACCTCTTCGGCAGTCGGCGCAGCTTCGGGTTCGGCGGGTGCTTCTTCTGTCGGCGCAGCTTCTTCAGGGGCCGTTTCTGTCTCGGTTGGCTTTTCGGGTTCTGCAACTACTTCGGGTTCGGTTACAGGCGGAGCCGCTTTGGGCTTTTCTACCCGGACCTCTTTGAGGTCGACTCTTCCGGCATGTTCCACGGTTGTGGTGTGTTCACCTTCGGAGAACCACTCGCGGATGGTTGCGGCCAGGCCTACAGAAATAGTAGACATGTGGTTTTTGATGTCGAGGCCTTCTGCCTGACATTTTTCCACGATGGCCTTACTCTTTACGCCGAGTTCTTTTGCCAGATTGTGAACTCTTGTTGTTTTTGCCAAACCAATCTCCCGTTATACTAAATTAGCAACTAATACGGTTGCTTATAAACCTTCTTTACTGCGGCAGATCTATGCCGAGGCCCGGCTCGGTGTCTTCATCTTCGTCTTCGTCTTCTGTACGGGCCTGTTCCTGTTCGAGGATATCTTCTGCCTGCTTCTTTTCGGAAGCTATTTCTTTTGCTACGTTTTCGGCGAGTTCGACTGCTTTTACGGCAGTGTCTTCGTCTACGCCGAGCTCTTCAATGAGGGGCTCTGATCCCACTTCTTCGAGGTCCAGCACGGAAATGATGCCGAGTGCGAGGAGTTGGTCTACGAAGCTGTCGTCTACGCCTTCTATAGAAGTAACGCATTCAGCGAGTCGTTCAACCCCGGCATTGTACTCTTCAGGAGTGAGAATATCGATGTCCCAGCTAGTCAGCCTTGCAGCGAGACGGACGTTCTGGCCGTGCTTGCCGATTGCGAGGCTGAGCTGATCCTCGGTAACTACGACGGTTGCGCGGCCCAGTTCGAAGCATATAGCGATTTCGCTGACCTCGGCGGGCTTGAGTGCGTTCGCTATGAGTGTCTGTGAAGAGTCGCTCCATCGGACGATGTCGATCTTTTCGCCTGAGAGCTCGTCTACGATGTTCCTGATGCGGCTGCCGCGTACGCCTACGCATGCGCCGACTGCGTCTACCTTGTCGTCGTGGGATTCGACGGCGATCTTGGTGCGGTAGCCGGCTTCGCGTGCGAGGGCCTTTATTTCGATAATACCCTCTGTGACCTCGGGCACTTCGAGTTCGAATAGTCTTTTGATGAAGTCAGGGTGAGTTCTTGAAAGTATGATGCGGACCTGGCTGGAGACTTCGCGGACGTCGAGGATCATGCAGCGTAGGCGTTCGCCGACGTGGTGGGTTTCGCCGCCGATCTGCTCGGATTTGGGCATGATGGCTTCGACGCGGTTGCTGAGGTCGATGACCATTGTGCCGCCCTCGAAGCGTGCGATGGATCCGTTTACTGCTTCGCCCTTGCGTTTTACGTATTCTGCGAAGATGGATTCGCGTTCGTCGGCCTTGAGTTTCTGTATCATTACCTGCTTTGCGGTCTGGGCGGCGATGCGTCCGAACCTTTTGACGTCGAGCTTTTCGCCGTCTTTGTATGCGGTTATATTGCCGTTGTCGCGGTCGATAAAGACTTCGATCTCGGTTTCTTCGGAGGTGCTGAATGCTTTGCGCGCAGCAGAGACGAGAGCGGCTTCGAGGTCGGCAAAGATGGACTCTTTGTCGATGTTCTTATCCCTGGCGATATTTTCGACGATCCTTATCAGTTCCTGACTCATATTATCTTTTACCTCATGGTTAAAATAAAAAAAGTGGAAACATTCAGGTTCCCACTTCCAAGAACTGCACCATTCCACCGACGGTGCAGAGGCCGAGCATGTTTTTCTTATCGCTTAACGGGCCATTTTATATGCCTTTCCACGACAGAAACAACAAGACTCGAGGTCCCTGAATATCCTCGCCTTGACGGCATGGCCGCCATGGGCAACGTTCAAAAGCGCGCAACAGTTGTGACAAGCAAACTTATGCACGACTGAAAATTCCTACTTTCTTCATCTTTCGCGTTCCTCTCTTGACGAGTACAAAAGTCGAAAGCTGCGGCAATCCAGTATGGGCGCAGCTTCCAAAAGCAATCCGCATTATAACGCAAGTGTCTTGCGTGTCAATAAATATCAGAAATTTATGATTTTCGGCTCTTAAAAACTTTTTCGCATGCCGACCAGTTGGAATCGATGTTCAATTCCCGTCCGTGCCGGGTACTCCAGCAGCAGGAATGCGGCTCGTAAATCTATAATATATTGAGAGTTACGAACGATTGGAGGGGGTGGTTCGTTTTTTGTTGTCGGCGGCGAGGGCGGGGTCGGAATCGGCCTTGTACGGGTCGAATTCAAGCTGCATCTGCTGATCTGCGATGTCGGTTTTGAGCAGGCGGACCATGTAGTCATCATGGCTGGGCCAGCAGGGTTCGATGGGCTTGTTGTCGAGCAGAGCGTCGGCGATGTCGGTGAGCCATGCTTCTTCTGGGCCGAGGTCGGTGGATTCAAGCTGTTTTTTTATCATTCCGGATGCGAATTTGCGGGCGAGGGGGGTTATGTTTACCATTCCGGCCTTGACGCTTTCGACGTTGAGGGTCAGCAGGCCCTCGTCGTCCACGCGGGGTTTGCTTAATATGGATATCATGACGGGGACTTTGCCGATCTGTACGGGGGCCATGAGTGTGACCTGGCCCGGTTCGAAGAGGACGGCTGGGGTGGATATCTGAGCGCCGTCCAGCTCGATGGGCCATTTGAAGCCGAGCTGGGATTCGTTTGCGATGACGTCGTTGATATTTTTCTGCTGGACGATGAGCTCGAACGGCTTGCCGTTCTGGACGCTGTTGTACCAGGTTTCGGCGATGTCGTGGGTGAGGAATGTGCTGACGCGTTCGGTTCGGCGGGGCGGGGCAGGTTCGTATTTGTCGCTCTGCCAGGTAAGTAAAAGGAAGCCGGAGGCGGATGCGATCACCAGGAGCAGGACAGCGATGAAGCTGTACCGCAGGATGGGGTGTTTGCGTTGTTTTGGTGCTGGTTTGGTTTGCGAGCTCAAATTGGACGTCCTTTTATTATTTGTGACTTGCCATGCATGAGTATGTGATTATAGTGGTTTTACGACAGATAGGCAAATATGTGCCTTGAAGCAGACAGGAATTTGCGGACAAAAGCGTATTTTGTCGACGTTCAGGTCTGCTTTGTGTTTTTGAAGAGAACCTCATCAAGAAAGGAACTGCCAGTGGCAAGTCATTTTGGCGACAGACTTTGTGTAGCAGTTGAGAAAAAGAGAACACCCCTTGTAGTCGGGTTGGATCCGGTATATGACAGATTGCCGGCTGAGATCCGTGAGCATCCGGAGATGAACGACTCTGAGGATGCGGGTGCGGCGATAGATGCGGTAGCGACCTTCTGCAATCGGGTGCTGCACCTGGTGGCGGGCAAGGTTCCTGCGGTAAAGATAAACAGTGCCTATTTCGAAAAGTATCTTTGGGAAGGTGTTGAGGCATATTATGCGCTGGTCAGTGAGGCAGAATCGCTGGGCGTGGAAGTTATCGGCGATGTCAAGCGCGGCGATATCGGGCACACGGCGGGTCTTTACTCGCAGGCTCATCTGCAGAACCCGATCATGACGGGGCTGGAGGATATTATCACTCCTGACGCTATTACGGTGAACGGTTTTGCCGGTGCGGATGGGATCGTGCCTTTTGCTGATACGGCCAACGCCGAGGGCAAAGGGGTATTCGTGTGGGTGCGTGCGAGCAATCCATCGGCGGGCGTAATACAGGATTTTGCGGACGCGGACGGAGTGAAGATGTATGAGAAGCTGGCCGAGGTCGTGGGCGAGATCGCGAAACAATCGGAACGAACAGGCGAGCGCGGCTACAGCAATGTCGGAATGGTTGTCGGCGGGACGAGCCCGGAGGCGACGACGGCGCTGCGTGAGAAGTATCCGGAGATGTGGATACTGGTACCGGGTTATGGGTCGCAGGGCGCGACGGCTGCGGACTGCGTGCGGTTCTGTAATAAGGATAAGATGGGCGCGCTGGTCAATAGCTCGCGTTCGATCATATATGCGTACGACAAGCCGGAGTATCAGGAGAAGTTCGGCGGTGACTGGGAGAAGTGCATCGTGCAGGCGGTTGATGATGCGAATGCGGAACTTCGCGAGGCGATCGGGTTGTAATTGGTCTCAGGTGCGGCCGCGACAGGCGGAAGCTGTGCTTAAAGTGCCAGTGAAAAGCGTTGGCTTTGAGATTGCCACGTCGCTACGCTCCTCGCAATGACAAAATTAGGAGTCTCTTCGCGACGGCTTTTTTATGCTGGGCCCGCCTGCGACGGATGACAGATTGATTTGACAATTTGTTGTTTTTTGATGCTGGCTTTTGATATGGATCGTGAAAGTTTACGGGGTAAGACAGTTGTTGTTATGGGGCTTGGCCGGTTCGGCGGGGGGGTTGACAGTGCTGTTTTTGCGGCCCAGGCGGGGGCGAATGTGATTGTGACCGATCTTGCGCCCAAGGGTGCGCTGGATGCGGCGGTGAAGCGGCTGGGGGAGTATGAGAATATTTCGCTGAGCCTGGGCGGGCATGTTGAGCGGGAGTTTGCGACGGCGGATGTGGTGATCGTCAATCCGGCGGTGGATCCGAGAAACCAGTATGTCGAGCTTGCGAAGCGGGCGGGGGCGGTGGTGACGTCGCAGATGGAGATATTTTTTCAGCTTTGTCCCGCGAAGATAGTTGGGATCACGGGGGCCAACGGCAAGAGTACGACGACGGCGCTGACATATCATATATTGGACAAAGCGGCGGGGGCGGCGGATAAGAAGTATCGCAAGGTGTGGCTTGGGGGGAACATCGGAAATCGGCCTTTGCTGGGTACACTGGGGGAGGTGGCGGCGGAGGATGTGGTGGTGCTGGAGATTTCGAGCTTTCAGGCCGAGCAGCTTGATCGGATCGGGGCCGCGCCTTGGGTTTCACTGCTGACGAATTTGACGCCGAATCACCTGGATCGGCACGGGACGTTTGCTGCTTACTGTGCTGCGAAGGAGAGTCTGTTTGCGAATCAGGAATTGAGCGAGGATGAACCCGCGGTTTCGATATTCTGCGGGGAGGATCCGGTGGCGATGAAGCTGTATCATAAGTACGAAGGGCAGGCGGGGCGGAAGTGTGTGACGTTTAGGGCGAAGGATGTGCATAAGGGGGTGCGGGAGAGATTTCGGCTTGCGGGGAGGATGAACCTGACGAACCTTGCGGGTGCGATGCGGGCGGCGGAGCAGTTCGGGATCGGGGAGGAGGCGGTTGCGAAGGTGATCGGGGGGTTCGAGCCTTTGGCGCATCGGCTGG comes from the Anaerohalosphaera lusitana genome and includes:
- the rbfA gene encoding 30S ribosome-binding factor RbfA; this encodes MPTRRQEKINRIIKEVVADAIQNRLSDPRIEGIIISVTQTDVAPDLRTAEVYLSIMSEDEQVSNKAFKAIRGAAAHIRRLLSDKLTTRFTPELRFHRDIKIKGAIETLKVIEEAAKEFKEEDELNAPEDESTDPQ
- the infB gene encoding translation initiation factor IF-2, with amino-acid sequence MAKTTRVHNLAKELGVKSKAIVEKCQAEGLDIKNHMSTISVGLAATIREWFSEGEHTTTVEHAGRVDLKEVRVEKPKAAPPVTEPEVVAEPEKPTETETAPEEAAPTEEAPAEPEAAPTAEEVEEPDQAEEAPAEPTETEPAPAAEAPAEPKAEEKPAPEKKAPKKPKIKMHEPPKPEPVKPAGPMLSKPKPAKLSGPRVIRVEKPEPERKRRRKPGRPSKPRYDQPVTEPLMPSQPQPVKGKKSKKRGKGTPAETPEEQMRRKKQKRMRARDMADRQARLAAASGAGSRVKPSRKIETRKKTEEERQAERPDHATVSEPITVKDLSAAIAVKTGDVIAKLMAQGVMATANQTISTEVAQLVSMDFGTELSVERKHSAQELIEKQFEEREKKNVTRRPPVVTMLGHVDHGKTSLLDKIRSTSVASGEAGGITQHIGASQIVWNGKKITFLDTPGHEAFTAMRARGANMTDIVVLVVAADDGLMPQTIEAIHHAKAADVEIIVALNKIDLPGTDVNKVYGQLAEHGLTPAEWSGDTEVVKTSAISGEGIEDLIEHLDIIAELKDYQADNKIPATGWVIESKMSHGQGPVATLLVKEGQLKKGDVVLAGNGYGRVRTLKDSYGKNIKVATPSYAVEVSGLSEVPTAGDRFFCLEDINQAKNAAEQNLELEREKTLSQRSQVTLDNLFTQIEAGNIKELNLILKADVQGSVDVLIKYLSELSTDEVKINILHAAVGGITEGDVVLAEASEAIIIGFNVVADEKTRSIAESKGVDIRLYSIIYRITEDLKDAMVGMLEPEYEEKVLGTLIVRDTFRHSRIGTIAGCFVKSGVITKNSKVRLIRNNIVIRDKCSIDSLKHFRDDVREVKAGLECGVKIANFDDVKVDDVLESFEVVEVKREL
- the nusA gene encoding transcription termination factor NusA encodes the protein MSQELIRIVENIARDKNIDKESIFADLEAALVSAARKAFSTSEETEIEVFIDRDNGNITAYKDGEKLDVKRFGRIAAQTAKQVMIQKLKADERESIFAEYVKRKGEAVNGSIARFEGGTMVIDLSNRVEAIMPKSEQIGGETHHVGERLRCMILDVREVSSQVRIILSRTHPDFIKRLFELEVPEVTEGIIEIKALAREAGYRTKIAVESHDDKVDAVGACVGVRGSRIRNIVDELSGEKIDIVRWSDSSQTLIANALKPAEVSEIAICFELGRATVVVTEDQLSLAIGKHGQNVRLAARLTSWDIDILTPEEYNAGVERLAECVTSIEGVDDSFVDQLLALGIISVLDLEEVGSEPLIEELGVDEDTAVKAVELAENVAKEIASEKKQAEDILEQEQARTEDEDEDEDTEPGLGIDLPQ
- the pyrF gene encoding orotidine-5'-phosphate decarboxylase; this encodes MASHFGDRLCVAVEKKRTPLVVGLDPVYDRLPAEIREHPEMNDSEDAGAAIDAVATFCNRVLHLVAGKVPAVKINSAYFEKYLWEGVEAYYALVSEAESLGVEVIGDVKRGDIGHTAGLYSQAHLQNPIMTGLEDIITPDAITVNGFAGADGIVPFADTANAEGKGVFVWVRASNPSAGVIQDFADADGVKMYEKLAEVVGEIAKQSERTGERGYSNVGMVVGGTSPEATTALREKYPEMWILVPGYGSQGATAADCVRFCNKDKMGALVNSSRSIIYAYDKPEYQEKFGGDWEKCIVQAVDDANAELREAIGL
- the murD gene encoding UDP-N-acetylmuramoyl-L-alanine--D-glutamate ligase gives rise to the protein MDRESLRGKTVVVMGLGRFGGGVDSAVFAAQAGANVIVTDLAPKGALDAAVKRLGEYENISLSLGGHVEREFATADVVIVNPAVDPRNQYVELAKRAGAVVTSQMEIFFQLCPAKIVGITGANGKSTTTALTYHILDKAAGAADKKYRKVWLGGNIGNRPLLGTLGEVAAEDVVVLEISSFQAEQLDRIGAAPWVSLLTNLTPNHLDRHGTFAAYCAAKESLFANQELSEDEPAVSIFCGEDPVAMKLYHKYEGQAGRKCVTFRAKDVHKGVRERFRLAGRMNLTNLAGAMRAAEQFGIGEEAVAKVIGGFEPLAHRLEFVGRVQGVGYYNDSIATTPVSTMAAIDAFDEEKVLIAGGYDKNIPFEELGLKIARKVKAAVLIGQTADSIAEAIKADMKAKTLVRVVDSLKEAVECASRLAERGDVVLMSPACASYDMFDNFQQRGELFKEYVGQLRG